From a region of the Polynucleobacter corsicus genome:
- a CDS encoding DUF167 domain-containing protein gives MMPIWLKQTPTGIVLHLHCQPGAKLTKVVGLHDGCLKISLQASALENKANEMLLSWLSKQLRVPQKQIQLLSGQSSRVKRVEIWGSITPEQITEALSP, from the coding sequence ATGATGCCTATTTGGTTAAAGCAAACCCCCACTGGCATTGTTCTTCATTTGCATTGCCAGCCAGGCGCAAAGCTGACCAAGGTGGTTGGCCTGCATGATGGCTGTCTCAAGATATCTCTCCAGGCCTCCGCCCTGGAAAACAAGGCAAATGAAATGCTGCTGTCTTGGCTCTCTAAGCAATTGAGAGTGCCACAAAAACAAATTCAGCTTTTGTCGGGACAAAGTAGCCGCGTCAAGAGAGTGGAAATCTGGGGCTCAATCACCCC
- the can gene encoding carbonate dehydratase, giving the protein MIMKNSNALDQLFANNREWAESMVAKDANFFKRLVSQQAPEYLWIGCSDSRVPANDIVNLLPGELFVHRNVANVVVHTDLNCLSVIQFAIDLLKVKHILVVGHYGCSGVHAALTDKRVGLADNWLRHVKDVHQKHERYLGEVIPSPKRQDRLCELNVIEQVVNVCETTIVQDAWARGQDLTVHGWTYRLETGLVNDLGMSISSTEEMNVRYAKSLSRYDTE; this is encoded by the coding sequence ATGATTATGAAGAACTCCAACGCCTTAGACCAGCTATTTGCCAATAATCGCGAATGGGCAGAATCCATGGTTGCTAAAGATGCCAATTTCTTTAAGCGCTTAGTTTCACAGCAGGCTCCAGAATACTTATGGATTGGCTGTTCAGACAGTCGCGTACCCGCAAACGATATTGTGAACCTGCTTCCTGGCGAACTTTTTGTACATCGTAATGTTGCCAACGTGGTGGTCCATACCGATCTGAACTGCTTATCTGTAATTCAGTTTGCTATCGACCTATTGAAGGTCAAGCATATCTTGGTAGTGGGGCATTACGGCTGCTCAGGCGTGCATGCCGCCCTAACTGATAAACGGGTTGGCCTTGCCGACAATTGGTTGCGTCATGTGAAGGATGTACATCAAAAACATGAGCGCTATCTTGGCGAAGTGATCCCATCTCCAAAACGTCAAGATCGCTTATGCGAGCTCAATGTTATTGAACAAGTAGTCAATGTTTGTGAAACTACCATTGTTCAAGATGCATGGGCTAGAGGGCAAGACCTGACGGTACACGGATGGACTTACCGTCTTGAGACCGGCCTAGTCAATGATTTGGGTATGTCCATTAGCTCTACCGAAGAAATGAATGTGCGCTACGCTAAATCTTTATCTCGCTATGACACTGAATAA
- a CDS encoding lipid A biosynthesis acyltransferase, producing the protein MFKNFSNYSGVALLRFLVSLPYKTLVSVGYGLGYLASHIPNDRNRVVQKNLKLCFPELSETEVDQLRKQHWRLLGRSLVEKSIIWLGSKKQLADMIEVRSEIDLNDRQPRILVNMHFIGIEGSIILSALAKEKGWPRTSGFFQRMKSPFFNKRIVEWRNRFGGNSIDRQGNTLELIREIRKGSFIIIAPDIDLGLKDSAFVPFFNIQTNTITAVSRLAKITGAQVCMMITTLKKDEAGYICTISKPLENFPTENPEADTARLNTIFEKEIRLRPAEYYWVHKRFKNRPHNEASPY; encoded by the coding sequence TTGTTTAAAAACTTTTCAAACTATTCTGGGGTAGCACTCCTTAGATTTCTGGTATCGCTTCCCTACAAGACCTTAGTCTCTGTTGGCTATGGCTTAGGCTATCTAGCATCCCACATTCCCAATGATCGCAATCGCGTGGTTCAAAAAAACTTGAAGCTCTGTTTCCCTGAGCTAAGCGAAACAGAAGTTGATCAACTGAGAAAGCAACATTGGCGACTACTAGGCCGCAGCTTAGTTGAAAAAAGTATTATTTGGCTGGGCAGCAAAAAACAGCTTGCCGATATGATTGAAGTTCGCTCGGAGATTGATCTAAATGATAGACAGCCACGCATTTTAGTGAACATGCATTTTATTGGCATTGAAGGTAGCATTATTCTGAGCGCACTTGCCAAGGAAAAAGGTTGGCCTCGTACCTCTGGCTTTTTTCAAAGAATGAAAAGCCCCTTCTTCAACAAGAGGATTGTTGAATGGCGCAATCGCTTCGGTGGAAATTCGATTGACCGCCAAGGAAACACGCTTGAGCTCATTCGAGAAATCCGTAAGGGAAGCTTCATCATTATTGCGCCCGATATTGATTTAGGACTCAAAGACTCTGCTTTCGTTCCCTTTTTTAATATTCAAACTAATACGATCACAGCTGTATCGCGTCTAGCCAAAATCACAGGGGCGCAGGTCTGCATGATGATCACCACTCTCAAGAAAGATGAGGCTGGCTACATTTGCACCATTAGCAAGCCCCTTGAAAACTTCCCAACCGAAAATCCTGAAGCCGACACAGCGCGTCTCAACACCATTTTTGAAAAAGAAATTAGACTCA